A single genomic interval of Musa acuminata AAA Group cultivar baxijiao chromosome BXJ3-4, Cavendish_Baxijiao_AAA, whole genome shotgun sequence harbors:
- the LOC135637259 gene encoding aspartic proteinase 36-like yields MARSRDRGAAASCFLFLLFLVVGAAGTPEPSLQALFIPGGRSHLVLPLVLSRANSTRRSAVARRFLGRQLTANARMRLYDDLLTNGYYTTRLFIGTPPQEFALIVDSGSTVTYVPCSTCEQCGNHQDPRFQPDLSSTYEPVKCNVDCTCDKEQKQCVYERQYAEMSSSSGVLGEDFISFGKESELKPQRAVFGCENSETGDLFSQHADGIIGLGRGQLSIMDQLVEKGVINDSFSLCYGGMDIGGGAMVLGEITPPPDMVFSRSDPVRSPYYNIELKEIDVDGKPLQLDPKIFDSRHGTVLDSGTTYAYLPEEAFIAFRDAIMSKLSLKQIPGPDPNYKDICFSGAGSDVSELSKFFPKVEMVFGNGENLSLSPENYLFRHSKVSGAYCLGIFQNGKDLTTLLGGIIVRNTLVSYDRQNEKIGFWKTNCSVLWERLHIGGVPSPAPSENTHATMNDSPAPSPSDLFDHFEIGLITFDMTLNITYAKLLPHTEELAELIAHELEVDKNQVHLINITSEGNGTLMRWSIFPAGSSNFFSNTTVMDIISRLTEHRVHLPEDFGSYQLVEWNVEPPSRRTWWQWHTVALLVGVSMVILLSFTFLTVWYIWRRNKGAGQYRPVDSPLPEQELQPL; encoded by the exons ATGGCACGCTCGAGAGATCGAGGTGCCGCagcctcctgcttcctcttcctcctcttcctcgtcgtGGGCGCCGCTGGAACGCCGGAACCCTCCCTCCAGGCCCTCTTCATTCCCGGAGGCCGTTCGCACTTGGTGCTGCCGCTCGTGCTTTCCCGCGCGAACTCCACCCGCCGATCCGCCGTGGCGAGACGATTTCTCGGCCGGCAGCTCACGGCCAACGCCCGCATGAGGCTCTACGACGATCTCCTCACCAATGG GTATTACACTACGAGACTCTTTATCGGGACACCGCCTCAGGAATTTGCATTGATCGTGGACTCTGGGAGCACTGTCACATACGTTCCTTGCTCCACCTGCGAGCAGTGTGGGAATCATCAG GACCCAAGATTTCAACCTGATTTGTCAAGCACATATGAACCTGTAAAATGCAATGTTGATTGTACCTGTGATAAAGAGCAAAAGCAGTGTGTTTATGAGAGGCAATATGCTGAAATGAGCTCCAGCAGTGGTGTGCTTGGTGAGGACTTCATATCATTTGGAAAAGAAAGTGAGCTTAAACCTCAGCGTGCTGTTTTTGGCTGTGAAAATTCTGAAACTGGTGATTTGTTTAGTCAACATGCTGATGGCATAATTGGGCTTGGCCGTGGGCAGCTCAGTATAATGGACCAGCTCGTCGAAAAGGGTGTTATTAATGATTCATTTTCTTTATGCTATGGGGGGATGGATATTGGTGGAGGTGCTATGGTTCTTGGTGAGATAACTCCACCTCCTGACATGGTTTTTTCCCGATCAGATCCTGTTCGCAG CCCATACTACAATATTGAGCTGAAGGAAATAGACGTGGATGGTAAGCCGCTGCAGTTAGATCCAAAGATATTTGATAGCAGACATGGCACAGTGTTGGATAGTGGAACCACATACGCATATCTACCAGAAGAAGCATTTATAGCATTTAGAGATGCT ATCATGAGTAAGCTATCTCTTAAGCAAATTCCTGGACCGGATCCAAATTACAAGGATATCTGCTTTTCTGGTGCTGGAAG TGACGTCTCTGAACTCTCAAAGTTCTTCCCAAAGGTCGAGATGGTATTTGGCAATGGAGAAAACCTTTCACTTTCACCAGAGAACTACTTGTTCCGG CACTCGAAGGTTAGTGGTGCTTATTGCTTGGGAATATTTCAGAATGGAAAAGACTTGACAACACTTTTGGGGG GTATTATTGTTCGCAATACTCTGGTAAGTTATGACCGTCAGAATGAAAAGATTGGATTTTGGAAGACCAACTGTTCTGTATTATGGGAGAGATTGCATATTGGTGGAGTCCCTTCACCTGCACCTTCAGAAAACACACATGCAACAATGAATGACTCACCAGCTCCTTCTCCTAGTGATCTATTTG ATCATTTTGAAATTGGGCTCATTACCTTTGATATGACTTTGAATATTACATATGCCAAACTGTTGCCCCACACAGAGGAACTAGCAGAGCTAATCGCACACGAGCTAGAAGTTGATAAAAATCAG GTtcatttaataaatataacaagcgagGGAAATGGCACCCTGATGAGATGGTCAATCTTTCCAGCTGGATCTTCTAATTTCTTTTCTAATACGACAGTGATG GATATAATATCTCGTTTAACTGAGCATCGAGTTCACCTTCCGGAAGATTTTGGAAGTTATCAGTTGGTTGAATGGAATGTTGAGCCTCCATCAAGAAG AACTTGGTGGCAATGGCATACGGTTGCACTTCTGGTGGGAGTATCAATGGTGATTTTACTCAGCTTTACTTTCCTCACGGTGTGGTACATTTGGAGACGGAACAAAGGGGCTGGGCAATACAGGCCAGTGGATTCACCTCTTCCTGAACAAGAACTTCAACCTTTGTAG
- the LOC135635589 gene encoding indole-3-acetic acid-amido synthetase GH3.8-like, with amino-acid sequence MAVETVVPAKANPAKLGPAANEKDAEKLRFIEEMTTNADAVQEKVLAEILKRNAETEYLRRYGLGGVTDRATFKAKVPVVTYEDLQPEIQRIANGDRSAILSAHPISEFLTSSGTSAGERKLMPTIKEELDRRQLLYSLLMPVMNLYVPGLDKGKGLYFLFVKSETKTPGGLTARPVLTSYYKSEHFKSRPYDPYNVYTSPTAAILCADAFQSMYAQMLCGLLQRHDVLRVGAVFASGLLRAIRFLQLHWQELSQDIAVGALTVKITDPSVRAAVSELLKPDPELARLIAVECSKGDWAGIITRIWPNTKYLDVIVTGAMAQYIPTLEYYSGGLPMACTMYASSECYFGLNLKPMCDPAEVSYTIMPNMAYFEFLPHGDCGDGQSHRPGRDKAQLVDLVDVEVGKEYELVITTYAGLNRYRVGDILRVNGFYNAAPQFRFVRRKNVLLSIESDKTDESELQKAVESASALLRPYSASVVEYTSHADTKAIPGHYVIYWELLAKDKSASAAEAVGALARDGVMERCCLAMEEALNSVYRQSRVADGSIGPLEIRVVRGGTFEELMDYAISRGASINQYKVPRCVSFPPILELLDSRVVSAHFSPALPRWSPHRSGN; translated from the exons ATGGCCGTGGAGACTGTTGTTCCCGCTAAGGCGAACCCCGCCAAGCTCGGGCCGGCGGCCAACGAGAAGGACGCTGAGAAGCTGCGGTTCATAGAGGAGATGACCACGAACGCTGACGCGGTGCAGGAGAAAGTGCTGGCGGAGATATTGAAGCGCAACGCCGAGACGGAGTACCTCCGGAGGTACGGGCTCGGCGGCGTCACCGACCGTGCCACCTTTAAGGCCAAGGTCCCCGTGGTCACCTACGAGGACCTGCAGCCGGAGATCCAGAGGATCGCTAATGGCGACCGCTCTGCCATCCTCTCCGCCCATCCCATCTCGGAGTTCCTCACCAG CTCCGGGACGTCGGCGGGGGAGAGGAAGCTGATGCCCACCATCAAAGAAGAGCTCGATCGCAGGCAGCTCCTTTACAGCCTTCTTATGCCTGTAATGAACCT TTACGTGCCTGGACTGGACAAGGGGAAGGGGCTCTACTTCCTTTTCGTGAAGTCGGAGACAAAGACACCCGGCGGGCTGACGGCGCGGCCGGTGCTGACGAGCTACTACAAGAGTGAGCATTTCAAGAGCCGTCCCTACGACCCGTACAATGTCTACACCAGCCCCACGGCAGCCATCCTCTGCGCCGACGCGTTCCAGAGCATGTACGCGCAGATGCTCTGCGGTCTCCTCCAGCGCCACGACGTACTACGGGTGGGCGCCGTCTTTGCCTCCGGCCTCCTCCGCGCCATCCGCTTCCTCCAGCTCCACTGGCAGGAGCTCTCTCAGGACATCGCGGTCGGGGCGCTCACCGTCAAGATCACCGACCCCTCCGTCCGCGCCGCGGTCTCCGAGCTTCTGAAACCGGACCCGGAGCTTGCCCGGTTGATCGCGGTCGAGTGCTCCAAGGGTGACTGGGCGGGAATCATCACACGTATCTGGCCCAACACCAAGTACCTGGACGTGATCGTGACGGGTGCCATGGCGCAGTACATCCCCACCCTGGAATACTATAGCGGAGGCCTTCCCATGGCGTGCACCATGTACGCGTCCTCGGAGTGCTACTTCGGGCTCAATCTTAAACCCATGTGCGATCCCGCCGAGGTCTCCTATACCATCATGCCTAACATGGCCTACTTCGAGTTCCTCCCGCACGGCGACTGCGGAGACGGCCAAAGCCACCGCCCCGGGAGGGACAAGGCCCAGCTGGTGGACCTGGTGGACGTGGAGGTGGGGAAGGAGTACGAGCTGGTGATCACCACCTACGCCGGGCTTAACCGGTATCGCGTGGGAGACATCCTGCGGGTGAACGGGTTCTACAACGCGGCACCGCAGTTCCGGTTCGTCCGCCGGAAGAACGTGCTACTGAGCATCGAGTCAGACAAGACCGACGAATCGGAGCTGCAAAAGGCGGTCGAAAGCGCGTCGGCGCTGCTCCGGCCGTATTCCGCTAGCGTGGTGGAGTACACGAGCCACGCGGACACGAAAGCCATCCCGGGGCACTACGTCATCTACTGGGAGCTGCTGGCCAAGGACAAGTCGGCCTCGGCGGCAGAGGCCGTGGGTGCGCTGGCTCGGGACGGGGTGATGGAGCGGTGCTGTCTAGCGATGGAGGAGGCTCTGAACTCGGTGTACCGGCAAAGCCGGGTGGCGGACGGCTCCATCGGACCGCTGGAGATACGGGTGGTCCGTGGGGGCACTTTCGAGGAGCTGATGGACTACGCCATATCGAGGGGGGCGTCCATCAACCAGTACAAGGTGCCGCGCTGCGTCAGCTTCCCGCCCATCCTGGAGCTGCTCGACTCCCGCGTCGTCTCCGCCCACTTCAGCCCCGCCCTCCCCAGGTGGTCTCCCCACCGCTCTGGGAACTGA
- the LOC135636049 gene encoding zinc finger protein GAI-ASSOCIATED FACTOR 1-like, translating into MSLVFDSVKRLVADESFSFLFRLSFLRVSALEREREREREREIWVIELEDSSVMTISNSGSGEASISSSDRLRAPAPPSPLPPPSIAVVKKKRNLPGTPDPEAEVVALSPRTLLATNRFVCEICSKGFQRDQNLQLHRRGHNLPWKLRQRTGKEPRKRVYVCPEAGCVHHDPSRALGDLSGIKKHFCRKHGEKKWKCDKCSKKYAVQSDWKAHSKICGTREYRCDCGTLFSRRDSFVTHRAICDALAEESSKTASPPTDPKPSAEDDGEAAAVSETTAAAAVVAPPFSLQQVEPLVRQELENPIGSLQYVPPPSTSIANTSCATASSSSRSNTSLFASLFASSITTAAAHTTTFLSDRMAAVGHDDRPLMEPPSLGLATNGGPAWLFSPQAQAHGRRPFAPPAPSPHMSATALLQKAAHMVATPTGSSFLKGFGLDAPTGHQEKMIQGSNLQWGQQQHHHQPETEPGAPMLSAWLGLGLAYEPDLMTGSSSLFRTKPATTLDLLGLGMGAVGGSAKGGLSALTTSAGGGIDMRSAAATGEWKGAERKPASPSVL; encoded by the exons ATGAGCTTGGTGTTTGATAGTGTTAAAAGACTGGTAGCTGATGAaagcttctcctttttgtttcgGCTCTCTTTTCTGCGTGTGTCagcgttagagagagagagagagagagagagagagagagagatttgggtGATCGAATTGGAGGATTCCTCTGTCATGACTATCTCCAACTCCGGCTCCGGCGAGGCCAGCATCTCCTCCTCTGACCGGCTCCGGGCCCCTGCGCCACCTTCTCCTCTCCCGCCTCCGTCGATTGCGGTGGTCAAGAAGAAGAGGAACCTCCCAGGAACGCCAG ATCCGGAGGCGGAGGTGGTCGCGCTGTCGCCGAGGACCCTGCTGGCCACCAATCGATTCGTGTGCGAGATCTGCAGCAAGGGATTCCAGCGGGATCAGAACCTGCAGCTACACCGGAGGGGGCACAACTTACCGTGGAAGCTGCGGCAGCGCACGGGGAAGGAGCCGCGGAAGCGGGTGTACGTGTGCCCGGAGGCGGGCTGCGTGCACCACGACCCGTCGCGGGCGCTCGGCGACCTCTCCGGCATTAAGAAACACTTCTGCCGCAAGCACGGCGAGAAAAAGTGGAAGTGCGACAAGTGCTCCAAGAAGTACGCCGTGCAGTCCGACTGGAAGGCCCATTCCAAGATCTGCGGCACCCGCGAGTACCGCTGCGACTGCGGCACCCTCTTCTCCCG GAGGGATAGCTTCGTCACCCACAGAGCAATCTGCGATGCGCTGGCGGAGGAGAGCTCGAAGACAGCGTCGCCGCCGACAGACCCAAAGCCCTCTGCAGAGGACGACGGAGAAGCAGCTGCAGTTTCGGAAACGACAGCAGCGGCCGCAGTGGTCGCGCCACCATTTTCGCTACAACAGGTGGAGCCGCTGGTTCGGCAAG AGCTGGAGAACCCAATTGGATCGCTACAGTACGTGCCGCCTCCGTCAACGTCGATCGCCAACACCAGCTGCGCCACCGCCAGTAGCAGCAGCAGGAGCAACACTAGCCTGTTTGCGAGCCTCTTCGCGTCAAGTATCACCACCGCTGCCGCTCACACCACCACCTTCTTGTCGGACCGTATGGCCGCCGTGGGCCATGACGACCGGCCCCTAATGGAACCTCCCTCGCTTGGTCTCGCCACGAACGGAGGGCCAGCATGGTTGTTCTCGCCGCAGGCACAAGCTCATGGCCGACGTCCGTTCGCACCACCGGCGCCTTCCCCGCACATGTCCGCGACCGCGCTGCTGCAGAAGGCAGCTCATATGGTCGCCACGCCGACCGGGTCATCCTTCCTCAAAGGATTCGGCCTCGATGCTCCAACAGGGCATCAGGAGAAGATGATCCAGGGTAGCAACCTGCAATGGGGCcagcagcagcaccaccaccaACCAGAAACGGAGCCAGGAGCACCAATGCTATCGGCATGGCTGGGGCTCGGACTCGCTTATGAGCCGGACCTGATGACGGGGTCCTCGTCGTTGTTCAGAACAAAGCCGGCGACGACGCTGGACTTGCTGGGTTTAGGAATGGGGGCAGTCGGTGGTTCCGCCAAAGGCGGGCTATCGGCATTGACGACTTCGGCCGGCGGTGGAATCGACATGAGATCTGCAGCGGCGACTGGAGAGTGGAAAGGAGCGGAGAGGAAGCCGGCTAGCCCCTCAGTTCTGTAG